GACAAGGGGAATATGAACTCCATCTTCATCATAAATATTCTGTTTTCCCATTAAGCCGTGGTTTCCAACAGCCAGACCACTATCACCAGCAAAAACAATTAACGTATTTTCATAGGCACCGCTTTCTTTCAATGACGCAATGACTTTACCTATTTGGTCATCTAGATGCGTAATAATCGCATAGTAATCGGAAAGTTGTTCTTTCGCTACATCGGGCGTTCTGGGCCACACGGCCAATTCTTCGTCTCTTAAAAACATATGCCCATTATCAAAAGGGTGTTGTTCAAGATAGGAAGGGGAGAGGATGATATCCTCAATTGGGTACATGTCTTTGTATTTCTGTGGTGCCTGTCTTGGATCATGAGGCGCGTGAAATGCCAAATACATGAAGAAGGGATCTTTCTTTTTATAATCCATAATAAACTCGGAAGCACTTTCTGCATAGATTTCAGAGGTATGTGGACCGTTTTTTTCTGTGCCAGTAGGGCCTCTTTTATCCTCTTTGGTTACCGGTCTACGGACCACTTTTCCATCGGTATCATAAACTAGTAGGTATCCTTCTTCTTTTTTGTAATCACCATCTTTTTTCCAGTCCCAAGAAGGCATACGAAAGTGATCGACCAAGTAAATACCTCTGGACATTATACGATCTCCTGAATCAAAAGAGCGGGCTAAGGAAGCGTTATCTTGATGCCATTTTCCAACAATATGGGTGTTGTAGCTTTGGGCCTGAAAGGCTTCTCCTATGGTTGTATGCTCGGGCGGAATAGTGTGCCCCTGACCTTGTAATTCAAATACGTTTCTTCCGGTTAACAACATAGCTCTACTGGGAACGCAGGTAGCACCAGAAAAAGCACCCATTAGATAACCGTTGGAAAATGAAACTCCATCGGCAATCAAGGCATCCATATTTGGTGTTTTTACTTGCATGTTACCCAAAGCATGTACACCTGAAAAGCGATGGTCATCCGTATAGATTACGAGTACATTGGGCTGGTCCTTCTTTTTCGCTTTACGTTTTTGAGCGCTAACAGGAAGTACCAATAGCGTACTAAAAACAACTAAAATGCAAAGTGAAAATCGATTTTTGTAATTC
This genomic interval from Zobellia roscoffensis contains the following:
- a CDS encoding sulfatase-like hydrolase/transferase, with product MNYKNRFSLCILVVFSTLLVLPVSAQKRKAKKKDQPNVLVIYTDDHRFSGVHALGNMQVKTPNMDALIADGVSFSNGYLMGAFSGATCVPSRAMLLTGRNVFELQGQGHTIPPEHTTIGEAFQAQSYNTHIVGKWHQDNASLARSFDSGDRIMSRGIYLVDHFRMPSWDWKKDGDYKKEEGYLLVYDTDGKVVRRPVTKEDKRGPTGTEKNGPHTSEIYAESASEFIMDYKKKDPFFMYLAFHAPHDPRQAPQKYKDMYPIEDIILSPSYLEQHPFDNGHMFLRDEELAVWPRTPDVAKEQLSDYYAIITHLDDQIGKVIASLKESGAYENTLIVFAGDSGLAVGNHGLMGKQNIYDEDGVHIPLVFSGNLIKDKGSKREAFAYNFDIFPTILDFIGADAPSSVTGTSLLPVINKEKSIVRDYTYHAYKQFQRAYRKGDYKLIEYVRAKDYTKKDGETTRGSRVTQLFNIKNDPWEVYDLSFFPKYAEQVKTMQKEMKEKAKELGDTKANIEGENFGFWEFY